AGCAGGCGGGCGTAGGGGTCGCGGATCAGCGCGTCGGGCTGCTCGGTCTCGATGGCGCGGGCGGCAGCCACCATGACGGCGGTGGTGCCGACGCTGCTCTTGATGTCCCAGGTGTCGTCGTGGGTGCGCAGCGAGCTCATGCATTAACTCCTTGGGTGTCGAGAGGCTGAAAGTCAGGCGGTGGTCCCGCCGAGGCGCGCCCGCAGCAACTCGCTGCGCACCGCCTCGTCGGAAAGGTCCTCGGGGACGGCACGGCCGAGCCGGGCCATCTCGTCGCGGTTGTTCACGGTCTGCACGTGCCAGCCGTGGTCGGTCAGCCACGCGGCGGCGTCCGAGCGGTCCGGCTCGTGGTAGGTCAGCGCCTGGACGTTGACGTCCAGGCCGAGCCGCTCGCGCATCCGCAACCAGCGCTGCGAGTTGCTCCGCGAGTTCATGCCGAACACCTCGATCGCGACCTGGCTGCCGGGCGCGCTGAGCGCCGTGAACATCTCGAACAGCCGGTCCTGGGCGTCGCTGGGCAGGTACGGCAGCAGCCCTTCGGCCAGCCAGGCGGTCGGTTGCGTGCGGTCGAAGCCGGCCGCGGTCAGGGCCGCGGGCCAATCCTCGCGCAGGTCCACCGCGACGGGATGGCGGATCGCGGTGGGCACGGCGCCGTGCTGCTGCAGGATGCCGGCTTTGTACTCCAGCACCTTGGGCTGGTCGATCTCGTAGACCGTGGTGCCGGTGGGCCAGTCCAGCCGGTAGGCCCGCGAATCCAGACCGGCGGCCAGGATCACCGCCTGCCGGATTCCGGAACGTACCGCGCCGTCGAAG
The sequence above is drawn from the Mycobacterium marseillense genome and encodes:
- a CDS encoding class I SAM-dependent methyltransferase, encoding MTDLDASMPPSVRSAGDSWSITELVGATALGVAASRAAETAGAEPLIRDEFARLLVSSAGPAWARLADPELSWLDDDQHGRRAHRTGIDYQAVRTHFFDEYFDGAVRSGIRQAVILAAGLDSRAYRLDWPTGTTVYEIDQPKVLEYKAGILQQHGAVPTAIRHPVAVDLREDWPAALTAAGFDRTQPTAWLAEGLLPYLPSDAQDRLFEMFTALSAPGSQVAIEVFGMNSRSNSQRWLRMRERLGLDVNVQALTYHEPDRSDAAAWLTDHGWHVQTVNNRDEMARLGRAVPEDLSDEAVRSELLRARLGGTTA